One Zingiber officinale cultivar Zhangliang chromosome 10B, Zo_v1.1, whole genome shotgun sequence genomic window, ggtagtCATGACACTAATAGTTTATTATGATTTAGAGCTACATCAAATGAACGTAAAGACTATATTTCTCAATGGAGATATAGAAGAGTCTAtatatatatggtacaaccagagaactttgagtctaaggactcaaagtacctagtatgtagattaaagaagctCATTTATAGTTTAAAACAAGCGTCCCGTCAGTGGTACCAGAAATTTAATAAAGTGTTTACCTCATTTGAATTTAAAGAGAACCCCATTGATcggtgcatatatgtcaagtttagTGGGAACAAGTTTGCTATACTTGTTTTGTATATGGACGATATATTGCTTAcgagcaataataagggtatGTTGCATCAAACCAAGTtatttctatctggtaatttttaaatgaaaaatcTTAGTGAAGTATtctttgttttaggcatacagatatATTGTGATCGTTCAAGAGGCATTCTCAAACTTTCACAACAGAcctatattgaaaagatgcttataAAGTATGGTATGCAGAACTATACACCTGGTGACCCACATTTGTCAAGAAGTGACAAGTTCAGCTTACAATAGTATCcacggcttgaacttgaaataaaggagatggaacaATTCTCACATGCGTCAGCaatgggaagtctcatgtatagACAAATTTGTATTCGAccagatataacatttatagtagggatgttaggcagatatgtAAGTAACCCTGGATCATCGTACTGGAAAGCGATAAAGAGAGTGATGCAGTATTTGtaaagaactaaaggacatatgctcacATATCGGAGATCGGATCATATAGAGGTGATTAGATATTCAGACTCCGATTTTGCTGGATGCTTTGATAGTAGGAGATCTATTTCGAGCTATATTTTCATGCTTACTGAAGGggttatatcttggaagagcgtcaaACAGACGCTAGTAATCACTTCTACTATAAAGACAGAGTTGGTAGCATGCTACGAAGCATCCAATCACGAAATTTGGCTATGGAATTTCATCACAGCATTACAAATCGTTGATGGCATTGACATGCCACTGAGaatctactgtgataataaagtcacagaactttatgccaagaacaaccgcAGTTCATCGAAGTTCAAGCATATCGACATCAAGTTTGTAGcgattaaagaaagagttcaaagTAATCAGATTATGGTAGAACACATCAGCACAGATTCCATGTTGCCCGATCAACTCACCAAAGGCTTgatgcctaaggtgtttcatgtgcatgttgtggatatgggagtccttcttatggaagaactcatctagtgggaCTTTGCATTTAtcttattgctctatatttgataataaagataaacattttattttaattattatacatatttaaagtttaaaacattaatgagaatttatatatttgtttgacactctgactgtgatatcatcatttactactgTTGTTTAACATTTGTTGTTGGTAAATATGATACAGATTCCTTTTGGAATTATAAAGTTGATCATAATTTGttattgcagtttagcataaagtattttacaaatatgatctgacctcttttAAGATCATCTTAGGACTAGTTGAAAATTGATATGTACCGATCgaatttcatgtaattttcattCTATACATCtgcatcttgatctatgtcattaataacattggtattgtgattactattgGAGCTTATTACGGTCATATACAGTAGTTATGACTTCTTTAGTcttataccaatgaagttaataaACCAGATTATTTTCAGGGGTATCTTGTACTCAtcaagtttgatatcaactaaagttttacttgtatttcacatacaactcacatatagcccaagtgaaagattgttggatataattatctctATTATGTGGGCTTATTTATAAGTTGCACATGTGAATATGATCTGAACTCTTTAAAGTAATCTAACTTATGTTTAATGGGTTTCGAGTAATTGGATATGAGTTGAATGTATAGAACCCTTTAGTCCGATCCGTTATTATCTATGGGTTGATAATAGATTGATTGCCTATATAAGGGGAGGTCCCCAAGGGTTTAGAAAAGAAATCTTGACGAAGTTTTTGATTCCCCATTGACCTAAAGCTTTTTCGACGATGTCACCCCAAGCCTCTTGGAAGACTTTCCTTTTCTTTCCACTACATCTTCTTCCACATGGATTATTTTTGGGCAACGCTAGAAACAAGGATGACTCTTCAATTAAgtttcttatcatatttatttatgtatttattttttttatatcatattttcgATGAAATAAAGATCTATGCTCACATGTTCTTATTTTTCCTATTCAAATTCATATTTTGATTGTTTAGAATTCATAcggtttaaattttataaaaactaTCAAATAATAGATACAGATAATAGGTTCTATACATATAATGTCTATATCCAATAATTTAATACCCAATAATCTTAAATTAGATCATTTCATTGGTTTCAATATCACAAGTCTGAAATCAAATATGATTCTATCTTAAAGAATATTAAATCCAACATTTACAAGTTGAGCTCGTCTAGCTTTGAATTTATCATTGTCCCAGGGTGGGTTACATCATCTTGAGCCTCTCAAATTTGAGATATACCTAATGTGAAAAGGCCTTCATGTTGATTTGACTTTCATGGATGGAGTCTCATCACTCCCAATCTCTACACGTTGGATTCTCATTAATCTAGGTCTTTGTATCAAAGGTGGAGTTGTCATCCTAGCGATCTTCAAGCCGATCCCATATAATTTGTAAGGACATAAATCATAAGGAGGCATTTGTTCTAGTATACTAATTCTTATACGAGGGAGGTCAAACAATAAGTATTTTTATATCCATTAGAAATTGACCCTAAGAACTCATACTTGATTGGTTAGATTGCATTAACAATGTTCAAAATATACCATATTCATGCATGAGTGATAACAAATCCTTATATATATCACCCAATAGTCAATgtcctaaatttttcattcctctaGACAAAATATTTCATAGCGCATCGTAGTAATTGAGATTTGAACGGTAGACACTTAAGAAATTACTTGAGCACAATGCTGTagaatatattatttatttttttatttttttagttagtACTAAATATTCATCTTTAGGCCGACTAATATTAGGATGACTAAtcctataaaaaaatttcattaattATGAGGATAAATCTAGTGCTTACTCATATTATCATCCCACTTTACAAAAAAATTCTACGGTACATCATAGTTGAAAATTGTACAATACATACACCGTAGCCTGGGGACACGGTATAATATACCATTGCATGGACAGCATGTAGTCAATGAAAAGTTTATAATAAACCATATAATATACAAACATAATTCTttctacaaaataaaataaaaaaatgtccaTTATTAGAGTTTTTTAGATCATGAAGTCAGAGGACATATTGTCATTAGCCGTAGGTCTTCCAACACTAACGAACAGGTGCCATGACAATAGTATTTATTATTGTGGTGTGATGAGGTCGTAAATTTTAGTGGTCTCGCTCCCACCGGAGTTGCTCACAACTAAAGCCCATTTTATGTGATCACAAAGTTAAGACTTCAATCCGTAAAGAGGAAGAGTTGTACACGTTATTGTAGAACCATGAAGTAGTAGTTgggaaaatattaaaatatatacaTGAAAATAATGGTGTTCCACTGTGGATGTAGAATTATGAAGAAGATATACATCTCTTGTTGGTTCACTTCACTTGACTTTGACATCTTCCTAATAGTTgggaaaatattaaaatatatacaTGAAAATAATGGTGTTCCACTGTGGATGTAGATTTATGAAGAAGATATACATCTCTTGTTGGTTCACTTCACTTGTCTTTGACATCCTCCTAATTCTACTTAATTCTAATGTAATAATGTGACTCATCCTCTTGTCCTTATCAATGACTTGGTATAACCACAAGTGTAGGGCTTACTACTGGTCACCAAGTTTCTGTCGTTTTATATTAATTGTTAACTTCTTGGAGCCATCTCCATCTTTAAAAGGGTTTTGATTTGCCCATACAAGAATTTCATGCTTGTAagaaagaaacttgtttcatgtgtcATTGGTAGTTGACACCGAATTAGTCAATGATAAGTTTAAATCCTATGCTTCTTTCTTTTTTCCTATATCTTGCATCCACATTTTACTGCACTCAAAGTTTTGAAATTTGCATCATAATTTCATTTTTCTCAAAATAcacatttaatttaaaaaaaataatctttcCAACTTTCAAccctaaattaaaataaaaaactgaCTTTCTTTATTTAACCCAACCAAACTGAATCCAATCAGTTTGGATCTCTGCCACATGTCATCCAGTTACCTGATCGTATGCTCTCATTGACCGATATCGCTTACATTGGATCTATGCAACTGGATTAGCTTTCACATGACTTTCTATCGGCCGAACCTAAATCCCGATCACTTAATCTGAATATTTAGTTGGGTCGACCAAATAATGGATATACTTGTGCATAAGTCAGTCGAACTATTTGGTTGGGTCGACCAAAACATTAAGTCAATCAAAACTCTTATTTCAGTCGTCTAAAACTTCTGACTCAATTGATCATACCTGAGttcattaggactttcctttaccaaACTTCTAGTCCTTTTTGACTATTTAAACTTTCCCTTGTCATGTTTGGATTTTCCTTATTATACCCTAAGTGTATAACTGTCTGCTAAATCAGATAATACCCTCTATTAATAATATAAGAAGTAACCAATACAAAACTAGCTAAAGCTAAATAATACAATATATACGTTAATAAATTTCTAATATGCTATTGCATGTATCTATTCATCTTCATAGATGcgtattcaaaatcaaatgaggtAAACATTTTAATAACTCAAAATTCGAGGTTTGCGAAAGAAAAGAACCAAAACCATACAACCCAAAGATCATTTATTAAGTTATACAAAAAAAAGTTTATTCAAATGCCCTTGAAAGTACctgtatatttattattttaaaatcaaggATTAAATATGTTGGTTTTTGTAATATTATAAcccaatattaaaaaaaactaaaaattgtattatatatatagaaataatATGACTATATGACGCGGTCaaaaactcaattttttaatCCTCTCTCTCATCGGTACATCAATTGCTACAATGATACAATAATTGTTGCAACGGTACAATAACTACTACAATGTTATACTAACTGCTAAATTGCAGCAACTTATGTGtactaactgctacaacgtgtagcaattaTTATGtaattgctacaacgtgtagcaattattatataactgctacaacgttgtaataACTACTATGTTATAGTAGTTATACcatatttaaaaattaacacCATAATAATTATTACTTACAATcataagaaagaagaaagaattttattttaatttaagaggaaagagagcaaaataattacatataaataagcaaaggattaaaaaaaaattaagttttggtcATGTCAAATCGCCCATGTCAAATGTAGCTCACGACCGAGTAGGAAGCGTCAAATCCATACACCATATGGTATAACGTTATAGGTTTTTATACTTCTATTTGTGGAAGTCCAAGCACAATGTATATTTCCTGAAGTTTTAGCTGTGCTAGTGTTCATTCGAGTCTAATACAAGTTCATGTTGAGAAACATATATTGATATCATGGGCCGTGCCCAATACCGCCATTATAAACTATCTCATGCCCTATCTGATGCAACACATGTCGACTCATTTTGTATTCGACCTAATCGACCCACATGTGTTTATAAAATAGACGAGAAATTTCATCACATGGCTTTTTTGTGACAATAATGATGATTTTACATTAGCATATATGAATTTATAAAGATTGATTGAAAACAACAAATTAATTGAACTGATTTCTACATCAAGCAAAGGTGATAGATTATGCTTTATGAAGATTTGTCAATAAATAGAGTTATTTTCCAGTTATAAGGAATACGAAAAATCATAGGAGAGACATCGTTCAAACGTACCGACCAAAATTTTGCGCACTGGATTTGGGTTTGCAAATCAGTGAAGAGGCTTGGCTCTAGTTGCTGAGTCTTCACTCGCTTCTACCTGCATCATCAGGAGATACCCTACAATCCAAAGAACAATGTAGGCCAAAGGAACCCAGCAGAGACATGCAACCAAACTGAGGATGCTTCCCACGTATTGAGGGTCCTTTATGTATCCGAAAGGAAATTCTGTCACCCAAGGCAAGTTCTTGCCGAAACGCACACCATAGTAAGTGCCTGCCTCACCAAGCAACTGATACACCCTGAAAAATCAAAGATAGCATCAAGTCCAACAATCAAGAGTATCATTTGAATAAACTCAGGTTAGATCCACAGGGGCATTCATTTATTGCCAAAGAAACCTTATGAGTTTTTAAGTTCTAACTTGATCCAAAACATATAGATGTAATTCAATTTCTGATGTCTTTCTGTAGTCTCTAACTCAATCTCGACACTAATCTACTTGCTTTATTTTCCCCACTGGTAAAAAAAGGGATAAATCATAAGATCACCACTAGACCAGCGAGAATCACATGGACTATTATATCTTAGCAATATCCAAAGTGAAGCCAACCAACTAAATACCTTGAATGCATTTGTTTGAGACTGTAACAAGTAAAAATGGATATACCCTTTTATAACGAGTATAAAATGTACTATTCTAGCAGCTCTAAATGCTCTACCATTTTTATGTCGAGTTTAAAATCACAGTTTTCTATAGATTTTGTAAATACCCTGTATaaattttgatgtaatcaactggATTAAATTAGGTTCTACGTTTCTGattccttgtatctaagtgtacaagaacttaggaacacaagaaattaagcgaaagacgcagccagcgagaaggatgTCACTGGAAGCGTATCGAAGggtttggtgcatccgagggacgaagtacTGCGAAAGAATATAtcgacggatgagaaggatgcGTGTGAcgcttccaagggacgagaaaccggaacgGATGTCTGCTTGAggagagaaggtcggagttgagcTCAGGTGAACTCAACTCTGGATGGTCGGAGAATCACCTAAGCGACCAGAGCAGAAGCCGGACAAGTCAACGTAGTGCCTGGACCACCATATCCAGGCGCCCGGTCCCCCCTGGCATAGCAGGGGTGCCTCGGCGAGCCGTTGCTACAACAATGATGTCAAAGCCCACGTCAACaacagtccgggcgcccggaccggtCCAAGCACCCGGgtaaggataaaattttatcctcaaacCATTGCGTAGCCTTGCAAGCAGATAAAGTGCACAACTCAAGGCGTCGGATCGGGTCCAGGCGTCCGAGAGTGTCACATCATCAAAAAAAAGTTATTTCGACCAATGgattataaatagagccctagtccTAGGAGTTCAATACAACACGGATTTACAACATTTGTTTCAATTGTTTACAGCTTTCTAGTTTTCTGTACTTAATcgatgtaagaggctactccgttaaaaggaaatttcttaGTGGAGTTTTCAAAGTATTGGactaacaacctctccggttgtaaccatgtAAATTGCTTCTGTCTATTACCTTCCTTTTATGTTCTACTTCTGACTAACTAACGTGTTTGTCTTTGCTAAAATTGGAAAGCAAAAGTAAATGTTAATTTTATTTCTGGGACAATTCACCTCCTTCTTGTCAGCCATACcgagaccaacaattggtatcagagttaggttcactttagaaggactaaccgtcaattAAAGTAAAATAAAGATGATCGGATCtagcatctatccaccaacgttcgagggagggttcgcgttttggaagagacgcatggaggtatttttcaaaactgacttcaatattttattaacaattaaatttgattttgaagtgTCCAAAAGTAAAGATGGAAAAGCACTTGAGGAACATTATTGCACTAACAAACAATAggaagaatttatggtaaatagtAGCCGAGTTCCATCTTCTGAGTGTGCTACCTGGTCAAGAACTCGAAAGAATCGATACCTACAAATatgcaaaagaactctgggaaaagttcTTAGAACTCCACGAAGAATCAAGAAAAGAAGAATCCAACTCTTCGATGAACATCGCTTCGCCATCTGACTCTTCGATGGACATCACTTCATCATTAGAGGCATCAGAGACCGAGGAGATCACTGGCACAACACTAATAGTCGAATACCTACCTGAAGATGAAGCCACTTCCGAGGAGAGTATtgataaagggggagcgtctatcgaCGAGTACGACATGGTAAGTCAGGTAAATAAGCTTCCTCCAGATCAACTGTATAAGTGTATTAAAATGCTAAGTAGATCTTTGTGTAAACTATATCTAGATATCTAAAATCAAAGGAggatcaagaaggcctagttgacgaaaataaaaattttaaaaatcaattaaaacaaTTGAAAAGGAACTTGGCATGTTCAAATTTGAATATTTCTCAAGTTGAATACAATGGAgagctaaattggtattttatatttcacaagggtcaaatcagaaaaattcctagaaactaTATACCACAAAAACTTCTGATAAATCCAGTATGTAGGAACTTATTTTAGGTTTCAAAAGCATGTCTAATCTAGATCTCCTTCAAATTAATAAATTTGTTAGATTAGAGTTTTTATTTAACTTATGTGATATGTTATTTTTCATACAAACTTACTATTCGAATTTTATTCTCAAAATTATTAATGTGATAAAACTGTAGGTTTTTTGTTAGCAgaaatattttcagaattttgtgattgataaataattttttataaattaattactaaaaattaattttgaatattaaaaattctagaaaattgcATTTTCAAAAACTGAATTTTTCTgctcatatatattttattttacacactcagaaaaattaagaaaatttttagaggtcaaaattgattttttaatatttacttttttaaaaatacatgtttatgtattaaTCGAGTTATATATGTTAAGACACAtttatattttttgttaaaattttctcttcTGTTTCACAAATGAAGAATCTGGTGGTATAAAAAATTCGGGATTTTTCGacgaatatataattttttatgaatttttatcaaaaaattataatttaaagtttaaaattttttggaGATGGATTTTTTAAAAACCTGATTTTTCGGCTAACTGTTGTTGTATTTTGAATATCTAGAAAAATTAGCCAGATTTTTAGGATTCAAagactatttttaaatatttagttttgaaagCAACCtatctatttaaaatattttctatggTTAAAATACAAAATATTCTATTCTTGAAATTTTTATCATGTTCTCAAATTATTATGATTATATGTGACAAAAACTTTCAACATTTTTTAAcaccttaaaataattttaaaattattttttttttgataaatctggtttttaaattttagaaattcgaATATTGGAAAGAAAATTCTTGTAAATTTTTTAGCTTTATCAGTATTTCAATAACCCttgcaaaaaattttaaattttttctctaTTACccctattttttttatgtgatgaaAGGGGGAAAGAAATTTAGGCGGTTAAGGGAGAGTTAATTAATTACAATATTTTATTTGTACTTAATTGCAATATTTTACTTTTACTTAAGTTAtttttgtttttaccctaacttaagttgggttgatgcatatcaaaaaggaaagattataaataCCCCGAgtaagttttgatatgatcaaccgggTTAAATTAGGCTCTGCGTTtctgatgtcttgtgtctaagcaTACAAAGACTTAGGAAtacaggaagttgagcaaaagacgcagctagcgaaaaggatagCATGGGAAGCGAGTTGACGGGCTCGATGTATCCGAGGGATGAAGTGTTCCGGAAGAGAACACCGACGGACAAGAAAGATACGCGCGGcgcttccgagagacgagaagccggagtgaaagTCTACTCGAGGAGAGAATgccggagttgggtttgggtgagctcaactctggatggccagagaatcacccaagcgaccggagCAAAAGTTGGACAAGTCAACGTGGAGTTGACTTGTCTAGGCGGCTAGACCATGACCAGGCACCCAGACCCGCTGGCACAGTAGGGGCGCCTCGATGggcaaggataaaattttatcctcggaCCGTTGTGTAGTCGCTGTGAGCAGATAAAGTGTACAACTGGCGACGCCCGAATCGGGTCCAAGCGTCAGGGAGTGTCATGTCATCAAAATAGCTATTTCaaccagtgggctataaatagagccttagTCCTACGAGTTCAGTACAACACTAGTTTACAACACTTGTTTCAATTGTTTACTGCTTTCTAATTTTCTGTACTTAATTGTTGTAAGAGCCTACTCCGCCAGACAGAGATTTCTTTGTGGAGCTTTCAAAGTCTTGGactaacaacctcctcggttgtaatcaAATAAATTGCTTGTGTCTCTTACCTTTCTTTTATGTTTCTACTTCTAACTAACTAACGTGTTTGTCTTTGTTAAAATCGGAAAGCaaaagaaataattaattttattttcaaggcAATCCACCCTCTCTTGTCGGTCATTGTATCGAAACCAACAGATTTCTATAGTCTTTATTTTGATAATTAACTTATCGAAACCAATAGATTTCTATagtctttattttgagaattaacTTAGTGTAGGATTTAGACCTGAACTCCTAGGATATCTATCTCTAGGAATCCCAATTCCCAAAACAAAGGAGGTTTAACTAAAATCTTTCAAGTCAAGTGTTTTTTATTAGAAAGCTTGCAATCATGAAGAGACTCATGCCATTGCTtgcaagtaaaatataattaacatacaacaaaagaaaaataatttgttctgatttagattatttattaatattgatcCATTTTATTGTTCTTCAAAACCAATGAAAAaagggaaaataattttttttttctcatttagcTTATGGTTTATGAACATTGATCCATTTTATTCCTTCAAAACCAATAACAATTATATCAAGCTTTAAATATCACCTTAGATGTCTGCTACACTCTAAATGGAATTCATTAACTGATAAATTAAATGCTCCCTTTCAAGTTCTCAAAATCCTTCAAATTGTGGCATGTGTACTTTCTCAACTGAACTATCATTCAAGAATGCATTGAGAACATCCCACTTCAATTGGATAACCAAAACAACAATATTGTCAACTATGCTCTATTTCTTATGCCACCACTAAGAACTTCCCTCTTGTCAATTTAATCATTGAGATTATGTTTGTTGTCCTATGTTTTTGAGTCATGAAGAATGgatgctaggcaaggaagtctagAAGGCATGGACGGTCTTATGGCAGTTGCAATTGATAGCAAGTTTGAATCGTCTGGTTGAGTAACAATTTTTGTGGATAGGGTTCTTAGATCagtggaccagtcgattggttgGGCCATTCAGTTGACTATTTGTCATCAAATTCACTTTATAAATATCAAGCAAAGGTACTTCAAACTAGAGATTATTCACGCCTTATTCAGGATCTGGATCACATCTACTGCTTCATTTGTGCACTCATTTATTTTTATTCTGATGTACTACACTTCAAACTGACAAAAGTTCTTCGGTCATGTTGTTTTACTTAGAGCTTCTCTTGTACTCTATTCTTTATCTTTAAAAAGAGAAATAAGTTTTCTCCACCTCTATAAAGGTGGAAAAGAGAAGACTATTTTCTTAGTGGATTTGAAGAGTAACTCATCTAACAAGTCATAGGTCGTATAGTAGGAGCTTTGGAATTTCCGAACCACGTAAAAACATCTACATTAGTATTGTGTTTACTTATGATTTTTCCCTGATTTATTTCTACTCTATTAATGCATTGTTATCAAGGACTTGTATTGCATTTGCAAGAGCAACAAAAGGAATTTGAATTCACAAGTGCTTCTATCCATCACATTCTAGATGCACAACAATCTCAACAAGAATATCATAAAATATCAATTTGGTCTAATATAAAATATGAATATTATCTAAATTAAACATTGACACATTATGTCAATGGTGTCgaccacatcaaaaccaacccAACTCAGATATGATTGGATCAACAGTCTCCCCTTAACACAAGCTACCTAGagatcaattgcaccaacaagtaccatttaaaaatattctatttaccAATTAATACCTAACTTTAAGTTGGTTATTCCTATATGATATTCTTGTTAACCACTATTTCATTTATTCATTAATTATATCATTTTCTACACCTGTGATAGTTGTTGAATAACAAAACCAACTAATAAGCGaaacaatttaaaagagatgGAACACTTAAGATAATCCCTTAAAAGATTATAATCGATAATGAAAATATCTAGTGGAAATAATATGTAATTGCTTATATTAAAATAGGAAAATATAATAATTGTGAAAATCTTAAGCAAGCCACATGATCTACGCTGTCGAATTAAAATAGGAAAATATCACGTGGATCTTTCTCCGTTCTTTAGGCAATCACCCCAAGCTCCAATGTTTCTCCGTTCCCCGTGTTATTAATCAATAAAAGAATTCAAGATCGTACAAAAGGACTCAAACAAGAAGAATGAGGGTCGGAAAGAGAAAGAACTCACTTGAAGTTGAGGAACTGGCCGACCAGGAAGAGGAGGAGACAGTACCAGGGCGGCCGGGAGAAGCTTGCGACCGAAAAGAGGGAGACGAACTGAATAGCTTTGAGAACGtgggagatctgagccatccggtGAGAGGGATCGACCCCCTTCCCACACAGGTCAACCCACGCCTGCGGGTAGTTCCACAAGATGTAGTAGAAGGGGAAAGGGAGCAGCACCCCGAGCACCGCCGCCGAGTTCATGGCTGATGGCTTCCTCCCGATCCAAACGGTTCGCCCTTTGCAGACTATTTATATGCCTCTGAAGAGACCGGCTGGTAGGCACCAATTTAATGCGGACCTGGACCGTCCGGGCGAAGCTTttggttaaaaaaattaaaaaatttggcatttAAATTATCTCCATTTTTTCCTTTCTAAATTACAACatattgattatatatatatatatatatatatatatatataaaagcttggtcaaaaaaattaaaaaatttggcatttAAATTATCTCCATTTTTTCCTTTCTAAATTACAACATATTGATTATATATACACGGTTAGTTTAAGGTGGTAAACAAGTCAACTCGAGTTAAATTTTAGagtgttcaaatttatttgataagataactaaaacaagcttaaaatgaatcaaatATTTAAAATAGTTGTTCAAACTTAGTTTAGTTTCTTTTTGATGAGCCTAAGCTAACTAAGTTTCTTTTTGATGAGCCTAAGCTTGGCTTGAGATTGACTTAAGCTTGATTTGAGTTtcattcgtttagatgttattgaacTTTCAGTTTAAACTTGActtgagtttgattaatttagatgttatcgaactttcaattcaaacttgtttgattgtttaaaacttttatttgtttgattagttattgagcttgataattcaaatttatttatttattttaaaagttttttatttgTTACTTAGcatgttgataagagttttattaatgaatattgatcctgttcgaaccaagagTCAACGAACGCTGTGGGTGCGGCGcttcctgctggatcctcgagtgctccggcgaacctgcagcaaaaccgagccgggaggggtgtcccggcgacggccctccgacgctcaagtcaggcgagaaatAACAagaaggtggcctcaagatgaagatttttcatacctccggtgaa contains:
- the LOC122029183 gene encoding phosphatidyl-N-methylethanolamine N-methyltransferase-like; translated protein: MEDLAVISWEVCKGRTVWIGRKPSAMNSAAVLGVLLPFPFYYILWNYPQAWVDLCGKGVDPSHRMAQISHVLKAIQFVSLFSVASFSRPPWYCLLLFLVGQFLNFKVYQLLGEAGTYYGVRFGKNLPWVTEFPFGYIKDPQYVGSILSLVACLCWVPLAYIVLWIVGYLLMMQVEASEDSATRAKPLH